ACAAGCTCATCAAATGCAATTTTATGTGCACCATTATAGTAGGTCTGTACCTCTATCGTAACCGGATTGTCAGGGTCCAGACTACTCTTTCCCCCGCAGCCACCCATCATCATCGTCAAAACGGCAAATGCTGCAGCGGCAGCCATAACCTTTGTTTTTTTCATTTTTCTTCTCCTTGATCCTATAATTTTACGCAGACGGCTTCATGCCCTACAGCGGGCAGGAATTTTCCCAGCAGATCCCGGACCGACAGTTTAATGCTCGTCGTATTTACACAGGGATGGCAGGCAACTTCCGTATGTTCCAGTACCTCCTGATCGATCACCAGCTGTACCCTCTTCTTTGTGTCATTCATCAGCCCCATCACACTGACCGCTCCCGGTGTGATATCCAGGAATTCTTCCATGAATTCGGGCTTTGCAAAGGACAGCCTGGATACACCGAGTCTCGATGATAAATCCTTCGTCTTAAACTGCTTGCCTCCGGGCAGCATCAGAAGATAAAAGTCTGTCTGCTGTCTGTTGCACAGAAACAGATTCTTACATATTTCCACTCCGAGTACTTCATCCACTTCCCCGCAGGCATCGATTGTCGCCAGTGCTTCATGATCCACCCGCTCATACGGTATTCCCAGCTGATCCAGAAGATCATATGTACGTATCTCTTTATCCAAACGGCCAGCCGCATCCCCGGGCCGCCCATGTACTAATTCTGTCATAATTCTGTCCTTTCAAAAATGAGTCTTTCACACAATCATACTCCAAAATATGGCAGTCTGCAATCTTAAATAACTTTCCGCATAAATGAAAATTCCCGATACCAAATCGGCATCGGGAATGCTTTCTGACATTATTATTCCTCTGTCTCCTCATCCTCGAAATAATCATCAAAGTCATCATCGAAATCATCTTCAAAATCTTCCAGATAATCCGGCGTAAAGAAGCGATAGACTGCATATGCAATACCTGCTACTGCAGCAACAGCACCTACGATCGCCAAAACCCATAACAGTGTATTCTTACTCTTGTCTTCTTTTTCTTTTTTTTGCAGCATTGCCATCAGTTCATCAATTTTATTCATTTTAAGAACACCGTCCTCTCTATTAATTAGAAATATTATAACACCATCTTCAATATTTTACCACAAAAATCTGAATTTTAAACTTTTGGAATTTTTTTCAGCTTTGCAAAAGCAGCAAACATTTTTTTAATACCGTACTTTTCAAAATTTACTGTCACTTCAAAATCTTTTCCGCCCTCAACAACTGATTCCACCACACCGGTGCCGAATTTGACATGGCGCACCGTGTCTCCGACCGTATAGTCCAGTCTTTCCGCCTTCGTCACTTTAAACTGCTGCGGCTGGAATACCTGAGCCCTGAATGCCTCTTTCATCTGACGATAACTGCTGCTCGCCAGTATCTGATCTGCTTTACTTTCCCGCTCTTTGATCTCATGCCCCACATCAACCAGTTCCCTCGGTATCTCCCGGATAAAGCGGGAAACTTTATTGTATTGTGTCTCTCCCCGTATCATCCGCTGCTGTGCACTGGTAAGCGTCAGTCCCCTCATAGCCCGCGTGATGCCGACATAACACAGCCTTCTCTCCTCCTCGATCTCGGACGGGTCATCCGACGTGATCGTCATATAACTTGGGAAAATACCGTCTTCCATCCCCGCCATATAAACGTATGCAAATTCCAGTCCCTTGGCACTGTGAAGCGTCATCAGGAGCACTCTGTCATCTCCGTCCTCCACTGTATCAATGTCAGCTATGAGTGCAACTTCTTCCAGAAAGCCGTCCAGCGTCGGCGTCTCATGCTCTTCCTCATACGTCACTGCTTTTGTAAGCAGCTCGTCTATATTCTCAATTCGAGCGCGGGACTCGTCCGTTCCCTCTGCCTCCAGTTCTTTTACATAGCCGGTCTCCTCGATCACCTGCGTCAAAAGCTCTGAGACGGACAGATACTCAAGCTGGGACCTCATTCGCTGGATCAGGCTTACAAACGGAACCAGTTTACTGCCGCTGCGCCCTACAGCTGCACTGATCCCTTCATCCTCCAGAGCCTCATAAAAGCTCATATCCCGCTCCGTCGCGTACATCTGCACTTTCATGAGCGTTGCCGCTCCAATCCCTCGTTTCGGCACATTGATAATTCTTCTCACGGCAAGGTCATCCTGCGCATTATCAATTGTCTTTAAATATGCCAGCAGATCTTTAATCTCCTTACGCGCATAAAAGTTAACTCCGCCTACCAGACGGTATGGGATGTTTGCCATCAGGAATTTTTCCTCAAACAGCCGCGACTGAGCGTTCGTCCGGTATAAGATAGCAAAATCTTTATATGCCGCATCGCCCTCCCGAACCAGCTTCCTGATATCTCCGGCTATAAATTCCGCCTCTTCAAATGCATTCAGGAACTGCCGGAACCGAACGGGATAGCCTTTTTCATTGTCCGTCCAGAGAGTTTTTTCCTTTCGCTCCATATTATTTCTGATAACTTCATTCGCCGCATCCAGAATATTCTGGGTGGAACGGTAATTCTGTTCCAGCCGAATCACCTTTGCATCCGGAAATACCTTTTCAAATCCGAGGATATTTCCTATGTCAGCCCCCCTGAATTTGTATATGGACTGATCGTCATCTCCCACCACGCAGAGGTTCCTGTACTTCCCTGCCAACAGACTGACGAAGCGGAACTGAACTGTATTGGTGTCCTGATACTCATCGACCATCAGGTAACGAAAACGCTCCTGATAGTATTCCAAAACTTCCGGACACTTCTCGAAAAGCTCCACTGTCTTAACCAGCAGATCATCAAAATCGAGAGCATTGCTCTTTTTCAGACGATTCTGATACTCCCTGTATGCACGCGCTATTGTCTTTTTACTCCATTCCCCGCCGATATTGCGTTCGTAGTCTTCAGGAGATATCATCTCATTTTTAGCGGAGGATACTGCCGAAAGCAGCATCCGTTCCTTATAAAGTTTTGTATCGATGTTCAGTGTTTTACAGACTTCTTTCATCACAGACTTGGAATCGTCCGAGTCATATATGGTGAAACTCGTACCGTATCCGATCCTGTCTATATAGCGGCGCAGAATCCGCACGCAGCTGGAGTGAAAAGTGCTGACCCAGACACTGTCGGCACCGCGTGTCACCGTATGCTCAACCCGCTCTTTCATCTCTCCCGCAGCCTTATTCGTAAATGTAATAGCCATGATATTCCATGGATTTATACCCTTTTCTTCTATCAGATAAGAAATGCGGTGTGTCAAAACACGTGTCTTTCCTGAACCTGCCCCTGCCAGAATCAGCAGCGGTCCCTCTGTGCAGTACACAGCCTCCTGCTGTTGTGGATTTAAACTGTCATAAATGCTCATAAATTATGTAAACTCCATCTCATTTTCTTTTCAACTTTTACCCGTACGTTTTATTATATTACGTGCGGAGTATTAATGCAAACAGTTTAAACACAACCGCGCTTATCATTTTTAAACCCCGATAATCTGCATAGACAACGGGCAAAAAACCTCTTGTCATCTAGTATTAAAAACTATATAATATAATTTGTAGACTATCAGATATTTTTACGAGGTGACACATTCAATGACAATTGACACAAATGATATTATCAACAGTATCCTGGAGAGTATTTCACGCATCGATTATATCAGGCCCGGGGACGTACCGAACATCCCTTTATATATGGATCAGGTAACCACCTTTATGGATGCTCAGCTGGCCGCCTCCAAACGGTATGAGAGTGATAAAATCCTTACAAAAACGATGATCAACAATTATACCAAGAATAATCTTCTTCCGCCTCCCGACAAGAAGAAGTATTCCACGGAACACATTCTGCTGCTGATCTTTATCTATTATTTCAAGAGTATTCTGTCCATCAATGACATTCAGTCATTGCTGAGACCGATTACGGATAAATGTTTTCACGAAGGAGACGGTATCAGCCTGACAGAAATTTATAATGAAGTCTTCAGTCTTGAAAAATCAGAGATCGAATCCATGAAAGAAGATGTCCGCAAATATTATCAGACATCAGCGGAGACTTTCACAGATGCTCCGGAAGAGGAACAGAGCTTTCTTCAGCTGTTTTCATTTATCTGTCTGCTCAGTTTTGACGTCTATGTAAAGAAACAGATTATTGAGAATCTGATCGATCTTTTTCCTTCAGAAAAAAAGTAAACGGAACCTGTACTGCTGCATACGAATTATTTTCGTTTTGCAGCAGTTTTTTATTCTACTCTTCTTTACACCAAAATTTTAACGTGTTAAAATATGCAGGTAGGCACATAATATTGTGTAAGGAGTAATCTTATGAGCAAAACGATTCATACTGAGGCTGTCGATCAGCTTTTCGAAGCAATTTTGAGTTTAAAATCCAAAGAAGAATGTTATACTTTTTTTGAAGACGTATGTACGATCAATGAGCTGTTGTCACTGTCGCAGCGTTTTGAGGTTGCAAAAATGCTGCAGCAGAAGAAAACGTATCTTGAGATTTCCGAAAAAACCGGTGCGTCCACCGCAACGATCAGCCGTGTAAACCGCTCCCTAACCTATGGGAACGACGGATATGAGATGGTCTTTGAACGTCTGAACATCAAATGACATGGAGACGGAAATGATATGAAATGGCTGGATAAACCTTATCACTCTTTTCACTCCATGCTGGAAGAAGAATTCCATGAAAAGGTATACAAGCTCGCCTTAAACGGCGGCATGTCTTGCCCCAACAGAGACGGAACTCTGGGTACACGCGGATGCATTTTCTGCAGCGCCGGCGGATCCGGTGATTTTGCTGCAAACAAGGATCTTACCATTACGCAGCAGATTGAGGAACAGATGGCTGTTCTGACACAAAAACGCCCGGTCCGTAAATATATCGCTTATTTTCAGGCATACACCAACACGTATGCCCCTGTTTCGTATCTGAAATCCATTTTTACAGAAGCCCTCTCACATCCTGACATTGCTGCACTGTCCATCGGCACACGCCCTGACTGTCTGGGACCCGATATTCTCAGCCTTCTGGATACGCTGAATCATATCAAACCGGTCTGGGTCGAACTCGGCCTCCAGACCATGCACGAATCTACCGCCCGCTATATCCGAAGAGGATATGACCTGCCCTGTTTCGAGAAAGCCGTGTCTGATCTCCATTCTCACGGTCTCGATGTCATCGTACACACCATCCTGGGACTTCCCGGAGAAACGCCCTGTGATGTTCTTGATACCATTCACTATCTGAACAGCTGTTCCATACAGGGAATCAAACTTCAGCTTCTTCATGTTCTGAGAGGCACAGACCTGGCAGACGACTACGAGGCAGGACTCTTTCAGACGCTAACTATGGATGAGTATCTGACGCTTCTCATCGCATGTCTCGAACAGCTGTCCCCGGATATTGTGATCCACCGTCTGACTGGGGACGGCCCAAAGGATCTGCTGATCGCTCCCGAATGGAGCAGTGCAAAACGCACCGTGCTCAATGAACTGCACCGCCGCATGAAAGCAGAAAACACATGGCAGGGCAGACTTTATCACACATAGAAAGGAGATTTTTAATGGCAGAAGCATTGACCCTCTATAAACTGATTATTCTATATATGCTGCGGAAAGTCAATTTTCCGCTGACGAACGCACAGATTTCTGATTTTATTCTCGGTCAGGAATATACCAGCTATTTTCACCTCCAGCAGGCAATCTCCGAAATGCTGGAAGCAGATCTTGTTACGGCCGAAGTCATCCGCAACACTTCCTACTACCGCATGACCGAAGAAGGCAAAAAGACCATCACATACTTCGATAATCAGATACCGGATCCGATCAAAGAAGACATCAACCGATATTTAGATGAAAACTCATACGAACTGCGCAATGAAGTCTCCGTGATCTCCGATTACTACAAGACTCCGGAGCAGGAATACACGGTTCGCTGTCAGGTGCGTGAAGGCGCCAGTACGCTGATCGAACTGAACCTCACTGTACCCGAAGAATCCAATGCAAAAGCCATCTGTGGCAGCTGGTCAAAAAAAAGCCAGGAAATTTATGCTTATCTGATGAAAGAACTGATGATATGATACAGACTTATCTTATCAGGAATGACGAGACGGCTGTCCTGACGCCCTGCGGTAGATCAGATACGCAGCGAGTGCAGTGGCGGCCTCTGCGATCCAAAACGCATGCCATACTCCGGCCGCGCCTGATATACGGCTCAGTAAAAAGGCCGCCGGTATGATGATGACCACATAGCGCAGCAATGAAATCATCAGCGAAGGAAATCCCTTTCCGATACCTTCCAGCGCTCCAGCTGAGGTTACGGATACTGCAGAGACCAGAAAACCCGCACTGATCGTTCCAAGCGCCTGAGCTCCCGCTTCCAGCGTCTCTGGATTTTCCGTAAACATGCCCATCAGATAATCCGGCAGAGCGAGGCATACCAGCATCCCTGCGCCCATGATCACTGCGATCAGCATCAGCGCAATTCTGTAAATCTTTTTCACACGCTGTTTTTCTTCTGCCCCGTAATTATAGCCGATCAGGGGCCTCATACCCTGTACGATCCCATTCGCAGGCATGTAAAGAAATGTCTGTAGTTTATAGTAAACGCCGAGCACAACGACATATGTCTGGGAAAAAGCCGACAGAATTCCATTCAGTGCCGAGACCAGCAGTGACGGAAGCGCCATGTTCATGGCGGCCGGTACCCCCACCGCGTAAAGCCTCATACAGATGGCACGATCCCATCTGAGACTCTTCATTCCCAGTTTCACGTTCAGTGGTTTTGCAGCGTAGACAGCCACATAGATCACCAGAGTGACCGTCTGCCCGATCCCCGTCGCCCAGGCCGCCCCTCTGATACCGAGTGCCGGAACCGGTCCCAGACCGAATATCATAATGGGATCCAGTATAATATTTACTACGCACCCGCAAATCATGCCGATCATGGTAATCTTCATCTTTCCCACAGACTGAAAAATCTTTTCGAACGTGATGCCCGCCATAATCACTACAGAGAAGCTGATAACAATCGATGAATAATTCCATCCTTCCCGGATAATATCCCCGTCTTCTGTAAACATCTTTAGAAAATGCTGCATTCCCAAAAGCCATGCTGCGGTCAAAATAACACCGTGCAGTACGGCAAACAGCATTCCCTGCGATGCAGCCGTATCCGCCTGTCTCTGCTTCCCGGCACCAAGGCAGATTGCGATCACCGCACTTATCCCAACTCCAAATCCAACGGCAATGGAATTGATCAGGTTCTGCACCGGAAAGACCAGCGACAGCGCAGTCATTGCATTTTCACTGATTTTTGCTACAAAGATACTGTCAACGATATTATACAGCGAATTTACCAGCATAGAGATCACCATCGGGACCGACATCGACAGAAGCAGCGGCAGCACCCGCCGCTCTTTCATGTAAGACTGTTCCAAAATTTATTTCCTCCTCGTTTGCCTGTGTTCCCGCCGGACAAGCGAAAAGGCTATAGACTCACTGTTTGATTACTCAGAAACAGTAAAATCTATAGCCTTCATAGCCGAGACGGGCTTATATCATTATTTGTGTATGATACCATACCAATACATGTTTGTCAATTTCTCCTATATGGAATTTTTCCTGATATATTCCAGGTGCTCCCTGATATTTTTTTCATACCCCATGTCCGTCGGCTCGTAAAAAACAGCCCCCGCGATCTCATCCGGCAGGTACTGCTGCTTTACATAATGATTTGGAAAATCGTGCGCGTACTGGTATCCGGTTCCTCTTCCCAGCTTGGCCGACCCTTTATAATGGGCATCCTGCAAATGCGGAGGGACTGAAGTTTTTGTCTCCCTCACAGACTGTGCAGCTGCAAATACGGCCAGACAGCTGGCGTTACTCTTCGGCGCCGAGGCAACGTACGTAACTGCCTGAGCCAGGATAATCTGAGCTTCCGGCATCCCGACGCGCTCGACTGCCTGTGAAGCTGCCACCGCAACCATCAGGGCCTGAGGATCTGCGTTGCCCACATCTTCCGAGGCACAGATCATCACGCGGCGGGCAATAAACTTGATGTCTTCCCCCGCCGTCAGCATCTTAGCCAGATAATAGACGGCTGCATCGGGATCCGACCCCCGCATACTCTTAATAAACGCAGAGATCGTGTCATAGTGCTGATCACCGTTCTTATCGTAGTGTATCACACGTTTCTGGATACACTCTGACGCTGTATCCAGATCAATGTGGATCCTTCCGTCAGCTGACGGATGTGTCGTCAAAATGGCAAGTTCAATGGCGTTCAGCGCTGTCCTGGCGTCTCCGCCGGACATATCCGCCAGAAATTCCTTCGCGCCGTCTTCCAGAACGGCCCGATACAAGCCCATCCCCCGTTTTTCATCTGCCACCGCTTTTTCCAGCAGCCGCATGATATCCTTCTTAGCGAGCGGTTTCAGCTCAAAAATGATCGAGCGCGACAGCAGTGCGCTGTTTACCTCGAAATAGGGATTTTCTGTCGTAGCACCGATCAGGACCAGAGTCCCATCCTCTACAAACGGGAGCAGGTAGTCCTGCTGTCCCTTGTTAAACCTGTGAATCTCGTCCACAAACAGAATCGTTTTTCTCCGGTACATCCCCAGCATGTCCTTTGCATGCCTGACGACTTCCTCCATATCCTTTTTTCCGGCCGTCGTCGCATTCAGCTGCTGAAATTCACCGCTGGTCGTATTTGCAATCACCTTTGCAAGCGTCGTCTTTCCGGTTCCCGGCGGTCCGTAGAAAATGACGGAGCCAAGTTTATCAGCTTTGATCGCCCGGTAAAGCATTTTGCCCTCACCGATGATATGCTCCTGCCCCACCACCTCTTCCAGTGTCACCGGGCGCATCCTGGATGCAAGCGGTGACTCCTGTTCCAGAGTCTTTTCCTTTACATAATCAAATAAATCCATCGTTATCCTATCCTATTCAAAAAACATATGCTCCATGTAGAGCTCATTAAAGTCCGCATCCGTAGACAGGTCAATTTCCGATGAATGTTCCAGAAGCAGTTCCAGTCTTTCTTTCGAATCATCGTTGATGAGGTAGCGAAGTGCACCGCCGAGTGAACTGTTGCCGACGGCTTTTATCTTGCCGTCAAATTCTCTCGGAAGCAGCCCCAGGACCATTGCCTTCTCCTGGTTTATGTGATACCCGAATCCGCCTGCCAGATATACGGCATCCACCTGATCATATGTAACGCCAAATCTCCTCAGCAGCACCTCGATACCCGCACGGACTGCTGATTTGGCGAGCTGAATTTCCCGCACATCCTGCTGTGTAAACGTGATGTCTCTGCCGTCCGGCGTCTGTGCCAGCCGATAACCGTTTTCAAAGTATTCCTCTTCCAGCCGACCCGTCTCGTCTACCAGCTCATGTTCAATCAGCCCGGAAATAGTCTCAATGACTCCGGTTCCGCACAGACCAATCGGCGGTTTATCACCGATCGTAGCGATATTCGCCCTGCCGTCTTCGATCTCCACTTTGCAGATCGCACCCTGAACACTTCCCATACCCCAGGAGATATTGCCGCCTTCAAATGCCGGTCCCGCAGCAGTGGAAGTCGATACGATACGATCACGGTTTCCGATTGCCATCTCGCCGTTCGTGCCAAGATCCACCAGCAGCGCTGTCTTCTCATTGGTATCAAATTCACAGTCGTAAAGACCGGAGACGATATCACCTCCCACGTAGGTGGATATTCCCGGGAGCAGAATCACTTCCGCGTCACAGTAATCATCTTCCAGCACCTCGCGAAACGGCTTTTCTATCAGGCTGATATCTACCGGTGTAAACGGAAATACACCCAGCCCTTCGCAGGAGTATCCCAACAACAGGTGTCCCATCGTCGTATTTCCGCCGATCGCAATCCGGTCAATCTGATCCGGCCGGATGCCCGCCTCTTCCACAAGCGTCCGTATCCCGGTCATGAGATCCTCCTGAATACTCTTACGAAGCGCTTCCTTTTTCCCGTCACAGGATGCCTGTATCCTGGAGATAACATCCGCTCCGAATGCCCGCTGTCTGTTCAGCGTCGCAAAGGAACCGACCGGACTCCTGCTCGTCTTTCCAACAAGCTGAAATGCCAGTGTGGTCGTACCAATATCCACAGCGATATCATAACCTGCCTCTTCGGTCCCGGCATGCTCCTGCTGGCTGTCTCCGTGACCGACCTGAATGGAAAATCCCGCCTCGTCCTGCACATCCATGGTGATCACACAGTCATCCGCCGGGTATGCCCTGCAGGCAAGACGGTATCCCTGTGCCAGTTCTTCCTCCGTAAAGTGCTTCCGGTCCGAAGGTGTGACGTCCAGCTCACCCTCCTTCAGACGTATCTTGCATTTTCCGCAGTTTCCTTTTCCCCCGCAGACTGCACTGAAGTACGCCCCCTGCCTGTTAATCGCCGACAGAATACTTTCATACTCTTCAGACACAACAACAAGTTTCTTATCCTTATTGATGACTGTGATCGTCACCGGCTGTATTTTTCTCATATTGCAGTTTTTAGCACCACACTTTCTGCAGTTATGCTGTGCCCGGAACACAGATTCATCGGCCGTCACCTGCATTACCTGACAGGACGTCTTTACCGGATCATACATATACGATGGACTGATCGCAATCCCAAGCGTTTTATCAGCCTTCAGCGCATCGAATGCAGTCTTCTGTGCAATCATCGGAATATCGTTCGGTGCCTCAAGACGGCTCACGATTCCGATTTTTCTTCTGGCGCATTCCTCCTTCAGGACTGCCTGAATCTCATGATCCATGGCAAACAGACATGCGTCTGCCATAGCGTCTATGAGCATCCCTTTCAAAAAATCTCCTTCTTCAAAGGATTCAGAGCTGTATCTGCTGACTTCCCCGCCCACGGTTGAGAGGATGTAGATGATATCCTCACCCGCTTTCAGCTTTTCACTTTCCAGTTCACCGGCCACTTTGCCGAATCCGATCACTGCCTTTGGATCGAGCCTGCGCTCTACCTCCTGCAGCAGATCAGAAAACTCTCTTTGTACCTCTTCATAAATGGGGCTGTCCTCTTTACAGTCCATAAGCTTCAGTACCGTTTCTTTCTCGATGGTCTTTTGAAATTCCGTAATTTTAATGATACTTTCCATGTCGTTATCCCCCAGTTACTTTCGTTTGAAGTAAGATAAAAAGCATCACACAAGCACTTGTGTGATGCCCCTTTTCATATTATAATATTTTTTACGCCAGCATTCAAGAAGATTAATAATGATTGCTGTATGACCAGTCGTCATAGTGCTCTCTCATTTCCGGTGTCTCCACATCATTTTTGTGTGCATAGCGTATTTCCGCACTGCTTCCGGCTTTTAAATCCTCCTGGCATAAATCTTCGATAGATATTCTTTCTTCGTTCATGATGATTGCTCCTTTTTCTTTTTTAAATCCCTGTTGCCTGTTCCGTTCCTTCATTCATTGACATCAATATACCACTATTTTTGTCTTAATTCATCTGTCTTTCCGGACTTACTTTTATAGATTTCAGCCATGATTTGTTGACTTTGTATGTGGCTTCATTTATAATCAGGTTATGATATCACGAATTGACAAACCAGTACCGGAACTTAATATTGAGTTGTATGTAGAAAAGGGCCTTTATACCGGAAACACTCCGATGCGGGATAATTCCTATTATGAGCTGATCATCATCATGGGCGGAGATGCTGTCTGTGCTGTGGAGGGCTCACTCTTTCCTGTAGAACGCGGCTATATCATCGCGATACAGCCCGGCTTCCGGCATGGTTTTATCGGTGTCCGGGAACTGAAATTCTACCGCTATGTGTTTGATCTTGACGGCATTGCACGATCCAATATGCCGCTTAAAAAGCTGATCGGATTTCAATCGTTTTTTATGAGCACCGCATACTACCGGTATCATCATATCTTCAACAGCATTCTGATCCTGTCGGACAGTCATCTGGAACTCGTGAGCCTGCTCAGCAGCCTGCTTTATAGCACCTTTACAGAGAAAAAGCCGGGTTACAATATATCTGCAAGAGAATATTTTGTCTGTCTTTTGACTATCATATCCAATGAATACGTGCAGACCGATAAGGCATCCCACCAGAGTTACCAGTTTATGGAGGATGCATTTAATTATCTGGAGACTCACTATTTTGAGCCTCTTACCGTAAAAGATCTCGCAGACATTGCTCATCTTTCCGAGCGCCACTTTACACGGCTCTTCAAGGAGATCTACGGTACTACCCCGAATGCGTATATTATCCGCTGCCGCCTTACACACGCATGTGAATTGATCAAGAATACGTCCAACACGCTCTCAAGCATCAGCGAGGAGTGCGGGTTCCCGAATTTTCCTGCTTTTACCAAAACATTCAAGGACAAGCTGGGCGTCACCCCCAGTCAGTACCGCAGACAGCAGCGCAGCAGCACCGATGTTTAATCAGCTGAAAAAGGGATGTCCCTCCGGCCATTACATGGCTTTTGGGACATCCCTCTTTATGTAATACGATTATTTTACTAATTCTTTTGCAAGAGTAGCTGCTGAAGCTGCATCCTCTGAATATCCGTCAGCTCCGATTTCATCAGCAAATTCCTGTGTGATAGGTGCTCCGCCTACCATGATCTTGATGTTGCTTCTGAAGTCTGATTCGTTCAGCGCTGCTACGGTGTCTCTCATGGACGGCATTGTTGTTGTTAGCAGTGCGGACAGGCATACAATCTTTGTATCCGGGTTTGCTTTGTAGCACTCGATGATTTTCTCGATCGGAACGTCTACTCCGAGGTCGATCACTTCGAATCCTGCACTTTCGATCATCATCGCTACCAGGTTCTTTCCGATATCATGAAGGTCGCCTGCTACTGTTGCGATGATCAGTTTTCCCATTGCTCCTGTGCTTCCTGCTGAAAGATGTGGTTTCAGTACTTCTACACCTTTTTTCATTGCTCTTGCTGCTACCAGCATCTCCGGTACGAAGATCTCGTTGTTTTTGAATTTCTCTCCGACAACTGCCATTGCGTCGATCATTCCGCCGTTCAGAATCTCTGTAGGATCACATCCATCATCCAATGCTGCCTGTACAGCCGGTCCAACTAATTTTGCTTTTCCCTTTGCTACTAAATCTGCAACTTCCTGAATTTTTGGTGACATGTTAAATTCCTCCGCTTCTTTCTTGTGTTTTGTTTTTGCCATCTATCAAAAAATAAGTTTTCCTCAAAACTTATCCTTCGATTGTTACGTTAAAATCCGATCAGCCAGGCCAATCGGCCATGAAAATTTGCTTTGCAGGGTTTGTTTATTTCTGTACCGGTCCGATCAGGCCTTCCCTGTAAGCTCCGATGTATTCCATGCAGTAATCATCCAGTCCCAGAAGCGCCTCTGTCGCATAGATGAGTCCCATCATATCCCTGTTCAGCGGATCAAGGATTGCGCTGTCGAGTCCTGCGTTCATCGCAAGTACGGTAAATCCTAAGTTCACCAGTTTTCTTGCCGGCAGGTTAAAGGAGATGTTGCTGACTGCCGCTGTGATATGTATGGTCGGATACTGCGCACGGATCGTGCTGATCACCTCTGTGATCATTGCAATGCCATCTTCGGATGTACACAGCATTTCGATCAGCGGATCAATATGGATCCTGCTCGGATCGATATTGTACTCTTTTGCCTTCTCCATGATTCTTCCGAACACTTCCAGCCTTTTCTCAGCCGTCTGCGGGATTCCGGTGTCATCACACAGCAGTGCAACT
The Ruminococcus gauvreauii genome window above contains:
- a CDS encoding MATE family efflux transporter; translated protein: MEQSYMKERRVLPLLLSMSVPMVISMLVNSLYNIVDSIFVAKISENAMTALSLVFPVQNLINSIAVGFGVGISAVIAICLGAGKQRQADTAASQGMLFAVLHGVILTAAWLLGMQHFLKMFTEDGDIIREGWNYSSIVISFSVVIMAGITFEKIFQSVGKMKITMIGMICGCVVNIILDPIMIFGLGPVPALGIRGAAWATGIGQTVTLVIYVAVYAAKPLNVKLGMKSLRWDRAICMRLYAVGVPAAMNMALPSLLVSALNGILSAFSQTYVVVLGVYYKLQTFLYMPANGIVQGMRPLIGYNYGAEEKQRVKKIYRIALMLIAVIMGAGMLVCLALPDYLMGMFTENPETLEAGAQALGTISAGFLVSAVSVTSAGALEGIGKGFPSLMISLLRYVVIIIPAAFLLSRISGAAGVWHAFWIAEAATALAAYLIYRRASGQPSRHS
- a CDS encoding replication-associated recombination protein A; this translates as MDLFDYVKEKTLEQESPLASRMRPVTLEEVVGQEHIIGEGKMLYRAIKADKLGSVIFYGPPGTGKTTLAKVIANTTSGEFQQLNATTAGKKDMEEVVRHAKDMLGMYRRKTILFVDEIHRFNKGQQDYLLPFVEDGTLVLIGATTENPYFEVNSALLSRSIIFELKPLAKKDIMRLLEKAVADEKRGMGLYRAVLEDGAKEFLADMSGGDARTALNAIELAILTTHPSADGRIHIDLDTASECIQKRVIHYDKNGDQHYDTISAFIKSMRGSDPDAAVYYLAKMLTAGEDIKFIARRVMICASEDVGNADPQALMVAVAASQAVERVGMPEAQIILAQAVTYVASAPKSNASCLAVFAAAQSVRETKTSVPPHLQDAHYKGSAKLGRGTGYQYAHDFPNHYVKQQYLPDEIAGAVFYEPTDMGYEKNIREHLEYIRKNSI
- a CDS encoding ASKHA domain-containing protein, with protein sequence MESIIKITEFQKTIEKETVLKLMDCKEDSPIYEEVQREFSDLLQEVERRLDPKAVIGFGKVAGELESEKLKAGEDIIYILSTVGGEVSRYSSESFEEGDFLKGMLIDAMADACLFAMDHEIQAVLKEECARRKIGIVSRLEAPNDIPMIAQKTAFDALKADKTLGIAISPSYMYDPVKTSCQVMQVTADESVFRAQHNCRKCGAKNCNMRKIQPVTITVINKDKKLVVVSEEYESILSAINRQGAYFSAVCGGKGNCGKCKIRLKEGELDVTPSDRKHFTEEELAQGYRLACRAYPADDCVITMDVQDEAGFSIQVGHGDSQQEHAGTEEAGYDIAVDIGTTTLAFQLVGKTSRSPVGSFATLNRQRAFGADVISRIQASCDGKKEALRKSIQEDLMTGIRTLVEEAGIRPDQIDRIAIGGNTTMGHLLLGYSCEGLGVFPFTPVDISLIEKPFREVLEDDYCDAEVILLPGISTYVGGDIVSGLYDCEFDTNEKTALLVDLGTNGEMAIGNRDRIVSTSTAAGPAFEGGNISWGMGSVQGAICKVEIEDGRANIATIGDKPPIGLCGTGVIETISGLIEHELVDETGRLEEEYFENGYRLAQTPDGRDITFTQQDVREIQLAKSAVRAGIEVLLRRFGVTYDQVDAVYLAGGFGYHINQEKAMVLGLLPREFDGKIKAVGNSSLGGALRYLINDDSKERLELLLEHSSEIDLSTDADFNELYMEHMFFE
- a CDS encoding helix-turn-helix transcriptional regulator, producing the protein MISRIDKPVPELNIELYVEKGLYTGNTPMRDNSYYELIIIMGGDAVCAVEGSLFPVERGYIIAIQPGFRHGFIGVRELKFYRYVFDLDGIARSNMPLKKLIGFQSFFMSTAYYRYHHIFNSILILSDSHLELVSLLSSLLYSTFTEKKPGYNISAREYFVCLLTIISNEYVQTDKASHQSYQFMEDAFNYLETHYFEPLTVKDLADIAHLSERHFTRLFKEIYGTTPNAYIIRCRLTHACELIKNTSNTLSSISEECGFPNFPAFTKTFKDKLGVTPSQYRRQQRSSTDV
- a CDS encoding corrinoid protein translates to MSPKIQEVADLVAKGKAKLVGPAVQAALDDGCDPTEILNGGMIDAMAVVGEKFKNNEIFVPEMLVAARAMKKGVEVLKPHLSAGSTGAMGKLIIATVAGDLHDIGKNLVAMMIESAGFEVIDLGVDVPIEKIIECYKANPDTKIVCLSALLTTTMPSMRDTVAALNESDFRSNIKIMVGGAPITQEFADEIGADGYSEDAASAATLAKELVK